A region of Pseudomonas saponiphila DNA encodes the following proteins:
- a CDS encoding thioesterase II family protein: MYTDTRQWTLVINSGQASRIRLICFPQAGAAAEQLRVWSNSLADHIELVLINLPGHGPRRDEAPCDNWPSLLKDTFAALDPWLGEPHALFGHGLGALLAYETCKYAQERFPEQTRHLFADFGAP, encoded by the coding sequence GTGTACACCGACACCCGACAATGGACGCTGGTGATCAATTCAGGGCAAGCCTCCCGAATCCGCCTGATCTGTTTTCCACAGGCCGGCGCGGCTGCGGAGCAGTTGCGGGTATGGTCCAACAGCCTGGCCGATCATATCGAGCTAGTGCTGATCAACCTGCCCGGGCACGGGCCGCGTCGTGACGAGGCGCCCTGCGACAACTGGCCGAGCCTGTTGAAAGACACTTTCGCAGCACTCGATCCCTGGCTCGGCGAACCCCACGCGCTGTTTGGCCACGGCCTGGGCGCATTGCTGGCATACGAGACCTGCAAGTACGCTCAAGAGCGTTTCCCAGAGCAGACGCGCCACCTGTTTGCGGATTTCGGAGCACCGTGA
- a CDS encoding methyl-accepting chemotaxis protein — translation MASSNASIIGSDEQSARTNSVAAAINELGAATQEIARNAADASQHASGASEQADDGRQVVEQTIQAMTELSQKISLSCTQIETLNASTDNIGHILDVIKGISQQTNLLALNAAIEAARAGEAGRGFAVVADEVRNLAHRTQESAEEIHKMITSLQIGSREAVSTMNASQVSSEESVEVANQAGARLISVTQRIGEIDGMNQSVAAATEEQTAVVETLNVDINQINLLNQQGVANLNETLKDCDALSQQASRLKQLVDSFKI, via the coding sequence ATGGCCTCGTCCAACGCGTCGATCATCGGTTCCGACGAGCAGAGCGCCCGCACCAACAGCGTGGCAGCGGCGATCAACGAACTGGGGGCCGCCACCCAGGAAATCGCCCGCAACGCCGCTGATGCCTCACAACACGCCAGCGGCGCCAGCGAGCAGGCCGACGATGGTCGCCAAGTCGTGGAGCAGACCATCCAGGCCATGACCGAGCTGTCGCAGAAGATCAGTCTCTCCTGCACCCAGATCGAAACCCTGAACGCCAGCACCGACAACATCGGGCACATTCTCGATGTGATCAAGGGTATCTCCCAGCAGACCAACCTGCTGGCCCTCAACGCCGCCATTGAAGCAGCCCGTGCCGGTGAAGCCGGTCGTGGCTTCGCCGTGGTCGCCGATGAGGTGCGCAACCTGGCCCACAGAACCCAGGAATCGGCGGAAGAGATCCACAAGATGATCACTTCCCTGCAGATCGGCTCGCGCGAAGCGGTATCGACCATGAACGCCAGCCAGGTTTCCAGTGAAGAGAGCGTCGAGGTGGCCAACCAGGCCGGTGCACGACTGATCAGCGTGACCCAGCGGATCGGCGAAATCGACGGCATGAACCAGTCGGTGGCGGCAGCAACCGAGGAGCAGACTGCAGTGGTGGAGACCCTCAACGTCGACATCAACCAGATCAACCTGCTCAACCAGCAGGGCGTCGCCAACCTCAATGAAACCCTGAAGGACTGCGATGCGCTGTCGCAGCAGGCCAGCCGCCTGAAGCAACTGGTGGACAGCTTCAAGATCTGA
- the lapG gene encoding cysteine protease LapG, giving the protein MAARLALSRTLRWFCSALLLAGALLGSLHADWDFSLISQRATALYGPLGEGQQRIDAWQHLLATQKQVPEREQLKVVNLFFNKNVRYVEDIDLWGQVDYWETPIQALWKGAGDCEDYAIAKYFSLRHLGVSSDKLRITYVKALRQNRAHMVLTYYSSADAMPLVLDSLEDTIRPASERTDLLPVYSFNAEGLWLPGAKGNKRVGDTKRLSRWQDVLKKMQAEGFPVETTN; this is encoded by the coding sequence TTGGCGGCACGTTTAGCTCTTTCTCGGACCCTGCGCTGGTTCTGCTCAGCATTGCTGCTGGCCGGTGCGCTGCTGGGCAGTCTGCACGCCGACTGGGATTTTTCCCTGATCAGTCAACGTGCCACGGCGCTTTACGGTCCCCTGGGCGAAGGTCAGCAACGTATCGACGCCTGGCAGCACCTGCTGGCGACGCAGAAGCAGGTCCCCGAGCGTGAGCAACTGAAAGTGGTCAACCTGTTCTTCAACAAGAACGTGCGCTACGTGGAAGATATCGACCTGTGGGGCCAGGTGGACTACTGGGAAACCCCGATCCAAGCCCTGTGGAAGGGCGCTGGCGATTGTGAAGACTACGCGATCGCCAAGTACTTCAGCCTCCGCCACCTGGGGGTGTCCAGTGACAAACTGCGCATCACCTACGTCAAGGCATTGCGCCAGAATCGCGCGCACATGGTCCTGACCTACTATTCCAGTGCGGACGCCATGCCGCTGGTGCTCGACAGCCTGGAGGACACCATCCGCCCGGCCAGCGAGCGGACCGACCTGTTGCCGGTGTACTCCTTCAATGCCGAAGGCTTGTGGCTGCCGGGCGCCAAGGGCAACAAACGGGTTGGTGACACCAAGCGCCTGTCCCGTTGGCAGGACGTGTTGAAAAAAATGCAGGCCGAAGGTTTTCCGGTCGAGACGACTAACTAG
- a CDS encoding LysR family transcriptional regulator, translating into MRRKIPSTAALISFEAAARHESFTKAAQELSLTQGAVCRQIASLEEFLGVELFRRSRRGVKLTEAGLSYSRRVATQLDAVERDTLSVMGQQGANVIELAVVPTFGTQWLLPRLKDFQQQHPEVTVNLTNRTRPFLFADTPFDAAIYFGDADWSGTQSHRLMGEHPVPVCSPALLADRQQLSAEAIAELPLLQQTTRPYAWRQWFNSQQLNVPRDMTGPRYELFSMLAQAAMHDMGIALIPAFLIQRELAERRLVIANPQALTSIKAYYLMIPERKVESASLRAFRDWLVNQAHSYNLEG; encoded by the coding sequence ATGCGCAGGAAGATCCCCAGCACCGCCGCCCTGATCAGCTTCGAGGCCGCTGCCCGGCACGAAAGCTTCACCAAGGCAGCGCAGGAGCTTTCCCTGACCCAGGGCGCCGTCTGCCGACAGATCGCCAGCCTGGAGGAGTTTCTCGGCGTGGAACTGTTCCGACGCTCGCGGCGAGGCGTCAAGCTCACCGAAGCCGGACTCTCCTACAGCCGCCGGGTCGCGACACAGCTGGATGCGGTGGAGCGCGACACACTCTCCGTGATGGGGCAACAGGGCGCCAATGTCATCGAGCTGGCGGTGGTACCGACCTTCGGCACCCAGTGGCTGCTGCCGCGCCTCAAGGATTTCCAGCAGCAACACCCCGAAGTCACCGTCAACCTGACCAACCGCACGCGCCCCTTCCTGTTTGCAGACACACCTTTCGACGCTGCCATCTACTTTGGTGATGCCGATTGGTCCGGCACCCAGTCCCATCGCCTGATGGGCGAGCACCCGGTACCGGTGTGCAGCCCGGCCCTGTTGGCTGATCGGCAGCAGCTGAGCGCCGAAGCCATTGCCGAACTGCCCCTGCTGCAACAGACCACCCGCCCCTATGCCTGGCGCCAATGGTTCAACTCACAGCAGTTGAACGTCCCCCGCGACATGACAGGCCCGCGCTACGAGCTATTCTCCATGCTCGCCCAGGCAGCCATGCACGACATGGGTATCGCGCTGATTCCAGCTTTCCTGATCCAGCGCGAACTGGCGGAAAGACGCCTGGTCATTGCCAACCCGCAGGCTCTGACCAGCATCAAGGCGTATTACCTGATGATTCCCGAGCGCAAGGTGGAATCCGCCTCTTTACGGGCTTTTCGCGATTGGCTGGTGAATCAGGCACACAGCTACAACCTCGAAGGGTAA
- a CDS encoding acyl-CoA dehydrogenase, producing the protein MGGKASFNWIDPLLLDQQLTEEERMVRDSAEQFARDKLAPRVLEAFRHEQTDPAIFREMGEVGLLGATIPEQYGGSGLNYVCYGLIAREVERVDSGYRSMMSVQSSLVMVPINEFGTEAQKQKYLPKLASGEWIGCFGLTEPNHGSDPGAMISRARKVDGGYSLTGSKMWITNSPIADVFVVWAKDDAGDIRGFVLEKGWKGLSAPAIHGKVGLRASITGEIVMDNVFVPEENIFPDVRGLKGPFTCLNSARYGISWGALGAAEFCWHTARQYTLDRQQFGRPLAATQLIQKKLADMQTEITLALQGCLRLGRMKDEGTAAVEITSIMKRNSCGKSLEIARMARDMLGGNGISDEFGIARHLVNLEVVNTYEGTHDVHALILGRAQTGIQAFY; encoded by the coding sequence ATGGGCGGCAAAGCAAGCTTCAACTGGATCGATCCCCTTCTGCTGGACCAGCAACTCACCGAAGAAGAGCGCATGGTCCGCGACAGCGCCGAGCAGTTCGCTCGGGACAAGCTGGCGCCGCGGGTGTTGGAAGCTTTCCGCCATGAGCAGACAGATCCGGCCATTTTCCGTGAAATGGGTGAAGTCGGCCTGTTGGGGGCGACCATTCCCGAGCAGTACGGCGGCAGTGGCCTGAACTATGTGTGCTACGGCCTGATCGCACGTGAAGTGGAGCGCGTCGATTCCGGCTATCGCTCGATGATGAGCGTGCAGTCGTCCCTGGTGATGGTGCCGATCAATGAGTTCGGGACCGAGGCGCAAAAACAGAAGTACCTGCCGAAGCTGGCATCCGGCGAGTGGATTGGTTGCTTTGGTCTGACTGAGCCGAACCATGGTTCTGACCCGGGTGCGATGATTTCTCGTGCACGCAAAGTGGATGGGGGCTACAGCCTGACCGGCAGCAAGATGTGGATCACCAACAGCCCGATCGCCGATGTGTTTGTGGTCTGGGCCAAGGATGACGCCGGTGATATCCGTGGTTTCGTTCTGGAGAAGGGCTGGAAAGGCCTGAGTGCTCCAGCTATCCACGGCAAGGTTGGCCTGCGTGCGTCTATCACCGGCGAGATTGTCATGGACAACGTATTCGTGCCGGAAGAGAACATCTTCCCGGATGTACGTGGGCTCAAAGGGCCATTCACCTGCCTGAACTCGGCGCGGTATGGCATCTCCTGGGGCGCTTTGGGCGCTGCGGAGTTCTGCTGGCACACGGCGCGTCAATACACCCTTGATCGTCAGCAGTTCGGTCGTCCTCTGGCGGCAACTCAGTTGATTCAGAAGAAGCTGGCGGACATGCAGACCGAAATCACCCTCGCCCTTCAGGGTTGCCTGCGTCTGGGGCGGATGAAAGATGAAGGAACGGCGGCAGTGGAAATCACTTCGATCATGAAGCGCAACTCCTGCGGCAAGTCCCTGGAGATCGCGCGTATGGCTCGTGACATGTTGGGTGGCAATGGTATCTCTGATGAGTTCGGCATTGCTCGTCATCTGGTGAACCTGGAAGTGGTCAACACTTATGAAGGCACCCATGACGTGCATGCGTTGATTCTGGGGCGTGCGCAAACCGGCATCCAGGCGTTCTATTAA
- a CDS encoding Re/Si-specific NAD(P)(+) transhydrogenase subunit alpha, which translates to MHIGVPLETQTGETRVAATPETIKKLIGQGHKVTVQSGAGINASVVDSAYEAAGATIGSANDAFGAELILKVVAPNDSELALIKSGTVLVGMLNPFSNETIAKLAERGITAFALEAAPRTSRAQSLDVLSSQANIAGYKAVLLAAHYYPRFMPMLMTAAGTVKAARVLILGAGVAGLQAIATAKRLGAVIEASDVRPAVKEQIESLGAKFVDVPYETDEERECAVGVGGYARPMPASWMQRQALAVHERAKQADIVITTALIPGRKAPTLLSAETVAQMKPGSVVIDLAAAQGGNCPLTVADQVVVENGVTIVGPTNLAGAVAADASALYARNLLDFLKLVFTKEGQFEVNLEDDIVAACLMCRDGQVIRKNA; encoded by the coding sequence GTGCACATTGGTGTTCCTCTCGAAACCCAGACGGGTGAAACACGGGTTGCTGCAACCCCGGAAACCATCAAGAAGCTGATCGGCCAGGGTCATAAAGTCACTGTGCAAAGCGGCGCGGGCATCAATGCCAGCGTGGTCGACAGTGCCTATGAAGCGGCAGGAGCCACCATTGGCAGCGCCAACGATGCCTTTGGCGCCGAACTGATTCTCAAGGTCGTGGCACCCAACGACAGCGAACTGGCCCTGATCAAGAGCGGCACCGTGCTGGTGGGCATGCTCAATCCGTTCAGCAATGAAACCATCGCCAAGCTGGCCGAGCGTGGCATTACCGCCTTCGCCCTGGAAGCGGCGCCACGTACCTCTCGGGCCCAGAGCCTGGATGTGCTGTCGTCCCAGGCCAACATCGCCGGTTACAAGGCCGTGCTGCTGGCCGCCCACTACTACCCGCGCTTCATGCCGATGCTGATGACCGCTGCCGGTACGGTGAAGGCCGCCCGGGTGCTGATTCTCGGCGCCGGTGTGGCAGGGCTACAGGCCATCGCCACAGCCAAGCGCCTGGGGGCAGTGATCGAGGCTTCGGACGTGCGTCCGGCAGTGAAAGAGCAGATCGAATCCCTCGGCGCCAAGTTCGTCGACGTGCCTTACGAAACCGATGAAGAGCGCGAATGCGCCGTCGGTGTCGGCGGTTATGCGCGCCCCATGCCGGCCAGCTGGATGCAGCGCCAGGCACTGGCAGTGCACGAGCGCGCCAAGCAGGCGGATATCGTCATCACCACCGCACTGATTCCAGGCCGCAAGGCACCGACCTTGCTCAGCGCCGAAACCGTGGCCCAGATGAAGCCCGGCTCGGTGGTCATCGACCTGGCAGCCGCCCAGGGTGGCAACTGCCCGCTGACCGTAGCGGACCAGGTGGTGGTGGAAAACGGCGTGACCATCGTTGGCCCGACCAACCTGGCCGGCGCGGTCGCCGCCGACGCCTCGGCGCTGTACGCGCGCAACCTGCTGGACTTCCTGAAGCTTGTCTTCACCAAAGAAGGGCAGTTCGAAGTCAACCTAGAAGACGACATCGTCGCCGCGTGCCTGATGTGCCGCGACGGCCAAGTCATCCGTAAAAACGCCTAA
- a CDS encoding NAD(P) transhydrogenase subunit alpha codes for MEELISPGIYNLIIFVLAIYVGYHVVWNVTPALHTPLMAVTNAISAIVIVGAMLAAALTVTPLGKTMGTLAVALAAVNVFGGFLVTRRMLEMFKKKAPKAVKEEVQK; via the coding sequence ATGGAAGAGCTTATCTCCCCCGGTATCTACAACCTGATCATCTTCGTGCTGGCGATCTATGTCGGTTACCACGTGGTCTGGAACGTCACACCCGCACTGCACACCCCCCTGATGGCAGTGACCAACGCCATTTCCGCAATCGTCATCGTCGGCGCCATGCTGGCTGCCGCCCTGACCGTGACCCCGCTGGGCAAGACCATGGGCACCCTGGCCGTGGCCCTGGCCGCGGTGAACGTGTTCGGTGGCTTCCTGGTAACCCGTCGCATGCTGGAAATGTTCAAGAAAAAAGCGCCCAAAGCCGTGAAAGAAGAGGTGCAGAAATAA
- a CDS encoding thioesterase II family protein: protein MTDAITIQNPRNRGGSTGHVLAKRSVTFTEIRNLFVSGCRSPDSPPRRPLLHSLPIEAFREAILTLGASPLEMPRGQDDLQSYERLLRNGLKLFETWYDTSSGCLDIPLTAFYGSEDPLATVNHMLNWREFTEREFELIEVAGNHFFIKSQRQRLLQVINTHLGLLGEHRI from the coding sequence GTGACCGATGCGATTACAATCCAGAACCCGCGCAACCGGGGTGGAAGCACCGGTCACGTATTAGCGAAACGCTCGGTCACGTTCACCGAAATCCGCAACCTGTTCGTTTCCGGCTGCCGCAGCCCCGACAGCCCGCCCCGGCGCCCCTTGCTGCACTCGCTGCCCATCGAAGCGTTTCGCGAGGCCATCCTGACCCTGGGTGCCAGCCCGCTGGAGATGCCTCGGGGGCAGGACGATCTGCAATCCTACGAACGTTTGCTGCGCAATGGCCTGAAGCTCTTCGAAACCTGGTACGACACCTCAAGCGGCTGCCTCGATATCCCGCTGACGGCCTTCTACGGCAGCGAGGACCCTCTGGCGACGGTCAACCATATGCTCAACTGGCGTGAGTTCACCGAGCGCGAATTCGAGCTGATCGAAGTGGCCGGCAACCACTTCTTCATCAAGTCTCAACGCCAGCGCCTGCTGCAGGTGATCAATACTCACCTGGGCCTGCTGGGTGAACACCGGATCTGA
- a CDS encoding CaiB/BaiF CoA transferase family protein: MGALSHLRVLDLSRVLAGPWSGQILADLGAEVIKVERPGNGDDTRAWGPPFLKDAYGENTTEAAYYLSANRNKQSVTIDFTRPEGQQLVRELAAKSDIVIENFKVGGLAAYGLDYESLKAINPRLIYCSITGFGQTGPYAKRAGYDFMIQGLGGLMSLTGRPEGDEGAGPVKVGVALTDILTGLYSTVAILAALAHRDQGGAGQHIDMALLDVQVACLANQAMNYLTTGVAPKRLGNAHPNIVPYQDFPTADGDFILTVGNDGQFRKFAEVAGQPQWADDPRFATNKLRVANRAVLIPLIRQATVFKTTAEWVSQLEQAGVPCGPINDLAQVFADPQVVSRRLALELPHALAGIVPQVASPIRLSETPVEYRRAPPLLGEHTAQVLQQVLGMRGEAVEALRQSGVL, translated from the coding sequence ATGGGCGCGTTATCGCATCTGCGGGTACTGGATTTATCACGGGTACTGGCCGGGCCCTGGTCCGGGCAGATCCTGGCGGACCTGGGGGCTGAAGTCATCAAGGTCGAACGTCCGGGCAATGGTGATGATACGCGCGCCTGGGGGCCGCCGTTCCTGAAGGATGCTTATGGCGAGAACACTACGGAGGCTGCTTATTACCTGTCGGCCAACCGTAACAAGCAGTCAGTGACCATAGATTTCACCCGTCCTGAGGGGCAGCAGTTGGTGCGTGAGCTGGCGGCCAAGTCAGATATCGTCATCGAGAACTTCAAGGTGGGTGGACTGGCGGCCTATGGCCTGGACTATGAGTCGCTCAAGGCGATCAACCCGCGCTTGATCTATTGCTCGATCACCGGGTTTGGGCAGACGGGGCCTTATGCCAAGCGTGCTGGTTATGACTTCATGATCCAGGGGCTGGGCGGATTGATGAGTCTGACCGGTCGGCCTGAAGGGGATGAGGGAGCCGGGCCGGTGAAGGTGGGGGTGGCCTTGACCGACATTCTGACGGGGCTGTATTCGACGGTGGCGATTCTGGCTGCCTTGGCTCATCGGGATCAGGGCGGCGCCGGGCAGCACATTGATATGGCGCTATTGGATGTGCAGGTTGCTTGTCTGGCCAACCAGGCGATGAACTACCTGACGACGGGGGTTGCTCCGAAGCGTTTGGGGAACGCTCACCCGAACATAGTTCCCTATCAGGATTTTCCGACCGCAGATGGTGATTTCATTCTCACCGTGGGGAATGACGGGCAGTTTCGCAAGTTTGCCGAGGTCGCAGGCCAGCCCCAGTGGGCGGACGATCCTCGGTTTGCCACTAATAAGCTGCGAGTGGCCAATCGAGCTGTGTTGATTCCGTTGATTCGCCAGGCGACGGTGTTCAAGACCACGGCCGAGTGGGTGAGTCAGTTGGAGCAGGCGGGTGTGCCTTGTGGGCCGATCAATGATCTGGCTCAGGTGTTTGCCGATCCGCAGGTGGTGTCCCGGCGGCTGGCGTTGGAGTTGCCGCATGCGTTGGCGGGAATTGTGCCCCAGGTGGCCAGTCCGATTCGTCTCTCCGAGACTCCGGTGGAGTATCGCCGTGCTCCTCCTTTATTAGGTGAGCACACGGCGCAGGTTCTGCAGCAGGTTCTGGGCATGAGGGGTGAGGCCGTAGAGGCGTTGAGGCAGTCGGGTGTGTTGTAG
- the istB gene encoding IS21-like element IS1474 family helper ATPase IstB, with protein sequence MMPQHTLNQLHQLRLDGMARALEEQWTLPASHSLSFDERLGLLLDRELAWRDNQRLVRLRKKAKLKYANACLEDLDRRTGRALDERLIATLASGDWIRQQHNLLLTGPTGAGKTWLACALGNQACRQGYSTLYLRTPRLLEQLRIAHGDGSFGRTLQQLAKVDVLVLDDWALAPLEEGARHDLLEVIDDRAGSRSTILTSQLPIEHWHGWINDPTLADAILDRLVHNAYRLTMKGESLRRKKAEEQAAS encoded by the coding sequence ATGATGCCGCAACACACCCTGAATCAACTGCACCAGCTACGCCTGGACGGCATGGCCCGCGCCCTGGAAGAGCAATGGACGCTGCCGGCCAGCCACAGCCTGAGCTTCGATGAACGCCTCGGCCTACTGCTCGACCGCGAACTGGCCTGGCGTGACAACCAGCGCCTGGTACGGCTGCGCAAGAAGGCCAAGCTCAAGTACGCCAACGCCTGCCTGGAAGATCTCGACCGCCGCACCGGACGCGCCCTGGACGAGCGTCTGATCGCCACCCTGGCCAGTGGCGACTGGATCCGCCAGCAGCACAACCTGCTGCTGACCGGCCCGACCGGTGCCGGCAAAACCTGGCTGGCCTGCGCCCTGGGCAACCAGGCCTGCCGCCAGGGCTATAGCACCCTGTACCTGCGCACCCCGCGCCTGCTGGAACAACTGCGCATCGCTCATGGCGACGGCAGCTTCGGCCGTACCCTGCAACAGCTGGCAAAGGTCGACGTCCTGGTGCTGGACGACTGGGCGCTAGCCCCGCTGGAGGAAGGAGCCCGGCATGACCTGCTGGAGGTGATCGACGACCGCGCTGGCAGCCGCTCCACCATCCTGACGAGCCAACTGCCCATCGAGCACTGGCACGGCTGGATCAACGACCCGACCCTGGCCGATGCCATCCTCGACCGCCTGGTGCACAACGCCTACCGACTGACGATGAAAGGCGAGTCGCTGCGCCGAAAAAAAGCCGAGGAACAAGCCGCATCGTGA
- the istA gene encoding IS21 family transposase, translated as MAAPRVAMRNIKECLRLKFEAGLSHEKIARALQLSKGVVSKYIAAARVAGLDWPALVAMDEAALAAALFAPTSTNKPRGERVLPDVLSIHRELRRKGVTLQLLWEEYLAAHAGQPTYRYTQFVEHYRRYAQTLKRSMRQLHRAGEKLFIDYAGPTLPVVDPATGEVRRAHIFVAALGASNYTYACATPGETQVDWLTSLGQALTYFGGVPEMVVPDNPRALVAQPDRYEPGLNRATLECARHYQTVILPARPRKPQDKAKAEVAVQVVERWIMARLRHRQFFSLHALNQAIAELLEDLNRRPFKRLDGCRRDWFERLDRPALRALPVHPYEVATFKRCKVSIDYHIEVNGSFYSVPSALARQNVDVRLTAHTLEVLHGNRRVASHLLLGRRGAYSTQREHMPAAHQAHREWTPQRLLDWGARIGPYTRQLIDHQLTHKPHPEMGYRACLGLLSLARRYGNARLEAAAERAVHLRAFTGRSVRNLLQQGLDQQPLPQRAAETTLPGDHENVRGADYYQPPQQELFDDAATHPESTAPATPGRHGPRPGRAMDAAGQPQPELR; from the coding sequence ATGGCGGCGCCGCGAGTAGCCATGCGAAACATCAAAGAATGTCTGCGCCTCAAGTTTGAGGCCGGCTTGTCCCACGAGAAGATTGCCCGTGCCTTGCAGCTGTCCAAGGGCGTGGTTAGCAAGTACATCGCGGCGGCGCGGGTGGCCGGGCTGGACTGGCCGGCGCTGGTGGCCATGGACGAGGCCGCGCTGGCGGCCGCCTTGTTTGCACCGACGTCGACGAACAAGCCGCGCGGTGAGCGAGTGCTGCCCGATGTGCTGAGCATCCACCGCGAGTTGCGACGCAAGGGCGTGACCTTGCAGCTGCTGTGGGAGGAATATCTCGCCGCGCATGCGGGCCAGCCGACCTACCGCTACACCCAGTTCGTCGAGCACTACCGGCGCTACGCCCAGACGCTCAAACGTTCGATGCGTCAGCTGCACCGTGCGGGCGAGAAGCTATTCATCGACTATGCCGGGCCGACGCTGCCGGTGGTCGACCCGGCCACCGGCGAAGTGCGCCGGGCGCACATCTTCGTCGCCGCCCTGGGCGCCTCGAATTACACCTATGCCTGCGCGACGCCAGGCGAAACCCAGGTGGACTGGCTGACCTCGCTGGGCCAGGCTCTGACCTACTTTGGCGGCGTGCCGGAAATGGTTGTGCCGGACAATCCGCGCGCCCTGGTCGCCCAGCCGGATCGCTACGAGCCGGGCCTGAACCGGGCCACGCTGGAGTGCGCGCGTCATTACCAGACGGTGATCCTGCCGGCACGGCCACGCAAGCCTCAGGACAAGGCCAAGGCCGAGGTGGCGGTGCAGGTGGTCGAGCGCTGGATCATGGCGCGGCTGCGCCATCGGCAGTTCTTCAGCCTGCATGCGCTTAACCAGGCCATCGCCGAGCTGCTGGAGGATCTGAATCGGCGCCCGTTCAAGCGGCTCGATGGCTGCCGGCGCGACTGGTTCGAGCGCCTGGATCGCCCGGCCTTGCGAGCGCTGCCGGTGCATCCCTACGAGGTCGCCACCTTCAAGCGCTGCAAGGTCAGCATCGACTACCACATCGAGGTCAATGGCAGCTTCTACAGCGTGCCCTCCGCCCTGGCCCGGCAGAACGTGGACGTGCGACTGACGGCACACACCCTGGAAGTGCTGCATGGCAACCGGCGGGTGGCCAGCCACCTGCTGCTGGGGCGACGCGGCGCTTACAGTACCCAGCGCGAGCACATGCCCGCGGCGCACCAGGCGCATCGCGAATGGACGCCACAACGCCTGCTCGACTGGGGCGCGCGGATCGGCCCCTACACGCGCCAACTGATCGATCACCAACTGACCCACAAGCCGCACCCGGAGATGGGCTACCGCGCCTGCCTCGGCCTGCTCTCGCTGGCCCGGCGCTATGGCAATGCACGCCTGGAAGCCGCTGCCGAACGTGCCGTACACCTGCGCGCCTTCACCGGGCGCAGCGTGCGCAACCTGCTCCAGCAAGGCCTGGATCAACAGCCGCTGCCCCAGCGTGCCGCCGAAACGACCTTACCCGGCGACCACGAGAACGTCCGTGGCGCCGACTACTACCAACCCCCGCAACAGGAGCTGTTCGATGATGCCGCAACACACCCTGAATCAACTGCACCAGCTACGCCTGGACGGCATGGCCCGCGCCCTGGAAGAGCAATGGACGCTGCCGGCCAGCCACAGCCTGAGCTTCGATGA